A DNA window from Arachis hypogaea cultivar Tifrunner chromosome 18, arahy.Tifrunner.gnm2.J5K5, whole genome shotgun sequence contains the following coding sequences:
- the LOC112772846 gene encoding uncharacterized protein: MATFEGIHCVLNHVLFHILLVLMFLLSCKITASPTTKAEVLVKWKNSLLYTPFLNSWSLSNIHNLCSTWDAVVCDKTTNTTVSEIYLSGFNLSGTLHGFDFASLPNLTHLDLNYNSFIGSIPPQIGSLSKLIFLDFGSNNFSGTVPYEIGHLRELQYLSFYNNSFNGAIPYQLTSLPKVWYLDFGLNYFASPPHWSDYSCMPSLTHLDLSYNSFTPEFPSFILKCHNLSFLDLSLNYFNGTIPESLYTNLAKLQYLNLTGCGMEGPLSSNLSKLSNLKELGMGDNNFTGPIPMEIGFIAGLQILDLRNISARGEIPSSLDQLMQLRHLDLGGNFLNSSIPLELGSCIHLTCLDLSGNNLSGPLPFSLSNLTKLSELGLSYNSISGQLSASLISNWTELISLQLQQNLLTGKVPPEIGLFKKIQYLFLYSNEFSGPIPKEIGSMREMISLDFSENNFSGTIPSTILNLTNIELIDLFMNEITGTIPREIGNLKSLFYFDVEKNNLEGELPNSIAQLTGLKYFSVFSNNLSGSIFSFSRLANLIFLDLSKNNLSGRIPIDCETFNTSSLKILNLSHNNLAGIIPQCLGTLPSLTVLDLHMNNLCGTLPRIFPKGNVLDTIKLNGNFLEGALPKSLAHCTKLQVLDVGENSIEDTFPSWLGLLQELQVLILRANKFYGTFSNSSNIRDAHAFPKLRVFDVSNNYFSGSLPISFLKNFQGMMNVNYTQTGLQYMSANSSGYRSYFASIVVNMKDQPVELVKILMTFTTIDLSNNLLEGEIPQIIGEIDSLKGLNLSHNRISGTIPQTLGNLRNLEWLDLSWNQIRGEIPLALTNLNFLSVLNVSQNQLEGAIPTGGQFNTFQNDSYGGNEMLCGFPLSKSCSGNEDNERTSSSLTFEDEETFGFGWKPVAVGYACGVVVGVLLGCYFFYTGNPQWLARFLGIRISNKSVRKKNKRKNRVHARS, encoded by the coding sequence ATGGCAACTTTTGAAGGAATACATTGTGTTCTCAATCATGTTCTCTTTCACATATTGTTAGTATTGATGTTCTTGCTTTCATGTAAAATCACAGCTTCTCCAACAACAAAAGCTGAAGTCCTTGTGAAATGGAAAAACAGCCTACTATACACTCCTTTTCTCAATTCATGGTCCCTCTCCAATATTCACAACCTTTGCAGTACTTGGGATGCCGTTGTTTGCGACAAAACAACAAACACAACTGTCTCAGAGATATACCTTTCTGGTTTCAATCTCAGTGGCACCCTTCATGGCTTCGATTTTGCTTCCCTACCAAACCTCACTCACCTTGACCTCAACTATAACAGCTTTATTGGGTCAATACCACCTCAAATTGGCAGCCTCTCCAAACTCATTTTCTTGGACTTTGGAAGCAACAACTTTTCAGGGACAGTGCCTTATGAGATAGGACATTTAAGGGAACTCCAATATCTCAGCTTCTACAACAACAGTTTCAATGGTGCTATTCCCTATCAGCTCACCAGTCTCCCAAAGGTATGGTACCTTGACTTTGGATTAAACTACTTTGCATCTCCTCCTCACTGGTCTGACTATTCATGCATGCCTTCCTTAACACACCTTGACTTGTCTTACAATTCATTCACTCCCGAATTCCCAAGTTTCATACTCAAGTGCCACAACTTGTCGTTCCTAGACCTCTCTCTGAACTATTTTAATGGCACAATACCAGAATCATTGTATACCAATTTGGCCAAGCTTCAATACCTGAACCTCACAGGTTGTGGGATGGAAGGACCATTGTCGTCCAACTTGTCCAAGCTCTCAAACCTCAAAGAGCTTGGTATGGGTGACAACAACTTCACTGGTCCTATTCCCATGGAAATAGGATTCATAGCTGGGCTTCAAATTCTTGATTTGCGTAACATTTCAGCCCGCGGGGAAATTCCATCATCCCTAGACCAACTCATGCAGTTAAGACATCTTGATCTGGGAGGGAATTTTTTAAACTCTTCAATTCCTTTGGAACTAGGCTCATGCATTCATCTAACCTGCCTTGATTTATCAGGCAATAATCTATCAGGTCCTTTGCCTTTCTCATTATCTAACTTGACCAAGCTCTCTGAATTGGGATTATCATATAATTCCATTTCTGGTCAACTCTCTGCCTCACTAATTTCTAATTGGACTGAGTTGATAAGTCTGCAACTCCAACAAAACTTGTTGACAGGAAAGGTCCCTCCAGAAATTGGTCTGTTCAAGAAAATCCAGTACCTCTTTTTGTACAGCAATGAATTTTCTGGTCCCATTCCTAAAGAGATTGGAAGCATGAGGGAAATGATAAGTTTAGACTTTTCTGAAAACAACTTCTCTGGTACAATTCCCTCAACAATTTTGAATCTTACAAACATTGAATTGATAGATCTTTTCATGAATGAGATCACTGGAACCATTCCCAGAGAAATAGGAAACCTCAAGTCACTGTTCTACTTTGATGTGGAGAAAAATAATTTGGAGGGAGAGTTGCCGAACAGCATAGCTCAACTAACTGGTTTAAAATACTTTTCTGTGTTCTCCAATAACTTGTCAGGCAGCATCTTCAGCTTTTCCAGATTGGCTAATCTCATCTTCCTTGATTTatccaagaataacttgagtggACGCATTCCAATTGACTGTGAAACATTCAATACAAGCTCTCTTAAAATTCtcaacttgtctcacaacaaccTGGCAGGAATAATTCCACAATGTTTGGGAACCTTACCCTCTCTGACAGTTTTGGACTTGCATATGAACAACCTTTGTGGAACCTTACCAAGAATCTTCCCTAAAGGTAATGTCTTAGATACTATAAAACTGAATGGCAACTTCTTGGAGGGAGCATTACCCAAATCCCTGGCCCACTGCACAAAACTACAAGTTCTGGACGTTGGAGAAAATAGCATAGAGGACACATTTCCTAGTTGGCTAGGATTGCTTCAAGAGCTACAGGTACTCATTTTACGAGCAAATAAATTTTATGGTACCTTCAGCAACTCCTCCAACATTAGAGATGCACATGCATTTCCAAAGTTGAGAGTTTTTGATGTCTCCAACAACTATTTTAGTGGGTCCTTGCCAATATCATTCTTGAAGAACTTTCAAGGAATGATGAATGTCAATTACACTCAAACTGGGTTGCAATATATGAGTGCCAATTCTTCCGGCTATCGATCATATTTTGCTTCAATAGTGGTCAACATGAAAGATCAGCCGGTGGAACTAGTGAAAATATTGATGACTTTTACAACCATAGACTTGTCAAATAACTTACTTGAGGGCGAAATTCCACAAATAATTGGAGAAATAGATTCTCTCAAAGGGCTCAATCTCTCACATAATAGAATCAGTGGCACTATTCCACAAACTTTGGGTAACTTGAGAAATTTGGAATGGCTGGACCTCTCATGGAATCAGATTAGAGGTGAGATTCCTTTGGCCTTGACAAATTTGAATTTTCTGTCGGTCTTAAATGTTTCACAAAATCAATTAGAGGGAGCTATACCTACAGGTGGCCAATTCAACACATTCCAAAATGATTCATATGGAGGAAATGAAATGCTGTGTGGATTTCCTTTGTCAAAATCATGCAGTGGCAATGAGGACAATGAACGTACCTCATCATCTTTGACATTTGAGGATGAAGAAACATTTGGATTTGGCTGGAAACCTGTTGCAGTGGGATATGCATGTGGAGTGGTGGTTGGAGTGCTCTTAGGATGTTACTTTTTTTACACTGGAAACCCACAATGGCTTGCAAGATTTTTAGGTATCCGTATATCAAATAAGAGcgtgagaaagaaaaataaaagaaaaaacagagTGCATGCAAGATCATAG
- the LOC112771630 gene encoding uncharacterized protein encodes MATFERDHCVLNQVLFHIIIASTFFLSLKITASPTTEAQVLVKWKNSLVYTPFLNSWSLSNIHNLCSSWDAVVCDKTTNTTVSEIYLSGFDLSGTLHGLDFASLPNLTHLDLNHNSFIGSIPPQIGSLSKLIFLDFGSNNFSGTVPYEMGHLRELEYLSFYDNSFNGAISYQVISLPKVCYLDFGGNYFASPPHWSDYSCMPSLTHLDLSSNSFTPEFPSFIMKCHNLTFLDLSQNYFNGTIPESLYTNLAKLQYLNLSGCGMEGPLSSNISKLSNLKELGMGDNNFTGPIPMEIGFIAGLQILELHNISARGEIPSSLGQLMQLRFLDLGGNFLNSSIPLELGSCIHLTCLDLSGNNLSGPLPFSLSNLTKLSELVLSYNSISGQLSASLISNWTELIILQLDHNLLTGKVPPEIGLLKKIEYLLLCSNEFSGHIPKEIGSMREMIMLDFSQNHFSGTIPSTISNLTNIEVINLFMNEHTGTIPREIGNLKSLHYFDASRNNLEGELPNSIAQLTALEYFSVFSNNLSGSITRDFGKYSPNLTDVYLSNNNFSGLLPPDLCSGMMLYGLTVSNNSFSGIFPKSLRNCSTLTIIRLDDNHFSGNITEALGVYPSLRFLDLRSNEFTGNIPHRFFRLANLTFLDLSNNNLSGSIPNDCETFNASSLEILNLSHNNLTGTIPQCLATLPSLTVLDLHMNNLYGTLPRIFPKGNVLDTIKLNGNFLEGALPKSLAHCTKLRVLDLGENSIEDIFPSWLGLLQELQVLILRANKFYGTFNNSSNFRDAHAFPNLRVFDVSNNYFSGSLPVSFLKNFQGMMNVNYTQSGLQYMSSNYSGLASYFASIVVNMKDQSVQLVKILMTFTTMDLSNNSFEGEIPQVIGELDSLKGLNLSHNRITGTIPQTLGNLRNLEWLDLSWNQIRGEIPLALTNLNFLSVLNVSQNQLEGAIPTGGQFNTFQNYSYGGNAMLCGFPLTKSCSGGNDDNEHASSSSTFEDEEKFGFGWKPVAVGYACGVVVGVLLGCYFFYTGKPQWLARLLGIRIPNKRVKRKNNKNRVHVNHRRMN; translated from the coding sequence ATGGCAACTTTCGAAAGAGATCATTGTGTTCTCAATCAAGTTCTCTTTCATATAATAATAGCATCCACATTCTTTCTTTCACTCAAAATCACAGCTTCTCCAACAACAGAAGCTCAAGTCCTTGTGAAATGGAAAAACAGCCTAGTATACACTCCTTTTCTCAATTCATGGTCCCTCTCCAATATTCACAACCTTTGCAGTAGTTGGGATGCCGTTGTTTGCGACAAAACAACAAACACAACTGTCTCAGAGATATACCTTTCTGGTTTCGATCTCAGTGGCACCCTTCATGGCTTGGATTTTGCTTCCCTACCAAACCTCACTCACCTTGACCTCAATCATAACAGCTTTATTGGGTCAATACCACCTCAAATTGGCAGCCTCTCCAAACTCATTTTCTTGGACTTTGGAAGCAACAACTTTTCAGGGACAGTGCCTTATGAGATGGGACATTTAAGGGAACTCGAATATCTCAGCTTCTACGACAACAGTTTCAATGGTGCTATTTCCTATCAGGTCATAAGTCTCCCAAAGGTATGCTACCTTGACTTTGGAGGAAACTACTTTGCATCTCCTCCTCACTGGTCTGACTATTCATGCATGCCTTCCTTAACACACCTTGACTTGTCTTCCAATTCATTCACTCCCGAATTCCCAAGTTTCATAATGAAGTGCCACAACTTGACTTTTCTAGACCTCTCTCAGAACTATTTTAATGGCACAATACCAGAATCATTGTATACCAATTTGGCCAAGCTTCAATACCTGAACCTCTCAGGTTGTGGGATGGAAGGACCATTGTCGTCCAATATATCCAAGCTCTCAAACCTCAAAGAGCTTGGTATGGGTGACAACAACTTCACTGGTCCTATTCCCATGGAAATAGGATTCATAGCTGGGCTTCAAATTCTTGAATTGCATAACATTTCAGCCCGCGGGGAAATTCCATCATCCCTAGGCCAACTTATGCAGTTAAGATTTCTTGATCTGGGAGGGAATTTTTTAAACTCTTCAATCCCTTTGGAACTTGGCTCATGCATTCATCTAACCTGCCTTGATTTATCAGGCAATAATCTATCAGGTCCTTTGCCTTTCTCATTATCTAACTTGACCAAGCTCTCTGAATTGGTATTATCATATAATTCCATTTCTGGTCAACTCTCTGCCTCACTAATTTCTAATTGGACTGAGTTGATAATTCTGCAACTCGATCATAACTTGTTGACAGGAAAGGTCCCTCCAGAAATTGGTCTGTTAAAGAAAATCGAGTACCTCCTTTTGTGCAGCAATGAATTTTCTGGTCACATTCCTAAAGAGATTGGAAGCATGAGGGAAATGATAATGTTAGACTTCTCTCAAAACCACTTCTCTGGTACAATTCCCTCAACAATTTCGAATCTTACAAACATTGAAGTGATAAATCTTTTCATGAATGAGCACACCGGAACCATTCCCAGAGAAATAGGAAACCTCAAGTCACTGCACTACTTTGATGCCAGCCGTAATAATTTGGAGGGAGAGTTGCCAAACAGCATAGCTCAACTAACTGCTTTAGAATACTTTTCTGTGTTCTCCAACAACTTGTCAGGCAGCATCACCAGAGATTTTGGGAAGTACAGTCCTAATTTAACTGATGTTTATCTTTCTAACAACAACTTCTCAGGACTACTGCCACCTGACTTGTGCAGTGGCATGATGCTATATGGTTTGACAGTCAGTAACAACAGCTTTTCGGGGATTTTTCCAAAGTCCTTGAGAAATTGTTCAACACTAACTATAATAAGGCTTGATGACAATCATTTCTCTGGAAACATCACAGAAGCACTAGGGGTTTATCCAAGTCTTCGTTTTCTAGACCTGCGCTCTAATGAATTCACGGGAAATATACCCCATAGATTTTTCAGATTGGCTAATCTTACCTTCCTTGATTTATCTAATAACAACTTGAGTGGAAGCATTCCTAATGACTGTGAAACATTCAATGCAAGCTCTCTTGAAATTCtcaacttgtctcacaacaactTGACAGGAACAATTCCACAATGTTTGGCAACCTTACCCTCTCTCACAGTTTTGGACTTGCATATGAACAACCTTTATGGAACCTTACCAAGAATCTTCCCTAAAGGTAATGTCTTAGATACTATAAAACTGAATGGCAACTTCTTGGAGGGAGCATTACCCAAATCCCTGGCCCACTGCACAAAACTACGAGTTCTGGACCTTGGAGAAAATAGCATAGAGGACATATTTCCTAGTTGGCTAGGATTGCTTCAAGAGCTACAGGTACTCATTTTACGAGCAAATAAATTTTATGGTACCTTCAATAACTCTTCCAACTTTAGAGATGCACATGCATTTCCAAATTTGAGAGTTTTTGATGTCTCCAACAACTATTTTAGCGGGTCCTTGCCAGTATCATTCTTGAAGAACTTTCAAGGAATGATGAATGTCAATTATACTCAAAGTGGGTTGCAATATATGAGTTCCAATTATTCCGGCCTTGCATCATATTTTGCTTCAATAGTGGTCAACATGAAAGATCAGTCAGTGCAACTTGTGAAAATATTAATGACTTTTACAACTATGGACTTATCAAATAACTCATTTGAGGGTGAAATCCCACAAGTAATTGGAGAATTAGATTCCCTCAAAGGGCTCAATCTCTCACATAATAGAATAACTGGCACCATCCCACAAACTTTGGGTAACTTGAGAAATTTGGAATGGTTGGACCTCTCATGGAATCAGATCAGGGGTGAGATTCCTTTGGCCTTAACAAATTTGAATTTTCTGTCGGTCTTAAATGTTTCACAAAATCAATTAGAGGGAGCTATACCTACAGGTGGCCAATTCAACACATTCCAAAATTATTCATATGGAGGAAATGCAATGCTGTGTGGATTCCCTTTGACAAAATCATGCAGTGGTGGCAATGATGACAATGAACATGCCTCATCATCTTCGACATTTGAGGATGAAGAAAAATTTGGATTTGGCTGGAAACCTGTTGCAGTGGGATATGCATGTGGAGTGGTGGTTGGAGTGCTCTTAGGATGTTACTTTTTCTACACTGGGAAGCCACAATGGCTTGCAAGGCTTTTAGGTATCCGTATACCAAATAAGAGAGTCAAaaggaaaaacaacaaaaacagaGTGCATGTAAATCATAGAAGAATGAATTAG
- the LOC112771631 gene encoding transcription factor LHW, with protein MGFLLKEALKTLCGRNQWSYAVFWKIGCNNSKLLIWEECYYEPLPCSFPQPTFGNGEGSWFSSESRSSQMGIQEEDRVCSLINKMTVNNSVNIAGEGIIGRAAFTGNHQWILFNNFSRDAYPPEVYAEMHHQLSAGMQTVAVIPVLPHGVVQLGSFLPIMENIGFVNDVKSLILQLGCIPGALLSEDYSGSPSIGRALATGGLPVSVEPPGIPSHCIPSVSNGSNEQSNPSHVSRPTVQTLCPIRGEMNNFQGSVLTPKTHNLSQISNGYCQPNATTLIKTNFAGRSENRVVEAEMIPSSRGSCLQQPSVSYNARSAFNGLSSFGQSVASDCNLKYMEQQMMSVLGNQGHSNPSINASSTLNMSLLKTDGGHILDHNQSSSSASLLAGIPIHGGVSSLLRTSLVTDSGLRTPDVSVGDLSGAQGGGVGVKSDGSSEAGGSSLANLFSHSGSFTVPPQGSDQKLLSVDVKHVHDALPSKPVTTGDQSPDFVQDCVNKHVTGQSMVKNVKQEQVCAQPSSGDDLFDILGADFKNQLLSGNWDKLFAVGSESNTENMDKKPTCMNMQGMNSDYYSASEAISESDIFSGTGTDHLLDAVVSKTKSVMKQNSDDMSCRTTLTSSTCSVPSRAYKPAMPDHIQGGMFGIPKSEGKTGAVENSMRSGCIKDDDGKCSQTSSMFGSQLSSWVENSSKLKLENSVSTGYSKRPDEVCKSNRKRLKPGENPRPRPKDRQMIQDRVKELREIVPNGAKCSIDALLERTIKHMLFLQSVTKHADKLKQTGDSKIISKEGGLLLKDNFEGGATWAYEVGSQSMVCPIIVEDLNHPRQMLVEMLCEERGFFLEIADLIRGLGLTILKGVMEARNDKIWARFAVEANRDITRMEIFMSLVRLLDQTVKGNVSSSNAGDKNMMAYQSFPQATQIPATGRPSSLQ; from the exons ATGGGGTTTTTGCTGAAAGAAGCTTTAAAGACTCTCTGCGGTCGGAATCAGTGGTCTTATGCTGTGTTCTGGAAGATCGGATGCAACAATTCAAA ACTATTGATCTGGGAAGAATGTTATTATGAACCATTGCCATGTTCTTTCCCTCAACCAACTTTTGGGAATGGAGAAGGCAGCTGGTTTTCTTCCGAGTCTCGCTCGTCTCAGATGGGGATCCAAGAGGAGGACAGAGTTTGTTCTTTGATTAACAAAATGACAGTGAATAATTCAGTCAATATCGCAGGTGAAGG AATAATTGGACGCGCTGCATTTACTGGCAACCATCAGTGGATTCTTTTCAACAATTTTAGTAGAGATGCATATCCACCTGAG GTATATGCTGAGATGCATCACCAACTTTCAGCTGGAATGCAG ACTGTTGCAGTGATTCCTGTGCTTCCCCATGGGGTTGTTCAACTTGGATCTTTCTTGCCA ATAATGGAGAATATTGGGTTTGTAAATGATGTAAAGAGCTTGATCTTGCAACTTGGATGCATTCCCGGTGCCCTTCTATCGGAAGATTATTCAGGAAGTCCTTCCATTGGAAGAGCACTTGCTACTGGCGGCTTGCCTGTCTCTGTCGAACCACCTGGAATTCCCTCACATTGCATTCCATCAGTATCTAATGGCTCAAATGAGCAAAGTAACCCATCTCATGTTTCAAGGCCAACTGTTCAAACACTCTGTCCTATAAGGGGAGAAATGAATAACTTCCAAGGTTCAGTATTGACTCCCAAAACTCATAACCTGAGccagatatcaaatggttattgCCAACCAAATGCTACTACATTGATTAAAACAAACTTTGCTGGCCGAAGTGAGAATAGGGTTGTGGAGGCTGAAATGATACCCTCAAGCAGAGGTTCATGCCTACAGCAGCCTTCTGTTTCATATAATGCAAGATCTGCATTCAATGGCTTATCCAGTTTCGGTCAATCAGTTGCAAGCGATTGCAATCTAAAATATATGGAGCAACAAATGATGTCAGTCCTTGGGAATCAAGGTCACAGTAATCCTAGTATAAATGCGTCAAGTACATTAAACATGTCTCTACTAAAGACAGATGGAGGCCATATACTTGATCACAATCAAAGTTCTAGCAGTGCTTCATTACTTGCTGGAATACCAATACATGGTGGGGTGAGTAGTCTTTTGAGGACAAGTCTTGTTACTGATTCTGGTTTAAGAACTCCAGATGTGTCTGTTGGTGATTTATCCGGAGCACAAGGGGGTGGGGTTGGAGTTAAAAGTGATGGTTCAAGTGAAGCAGGTGGTTCTTCTCTGGCTAATTTGTTCAGTCACTCAGGTTCCTTTACTGTGCCTCCACAAGGTTCTGATCAGAAGCTTCTCTCTGTAGATGTGAAGCATGTTCATGATGCTTTACCTTCAAAGCCTGTGACTACCGGAGATCAAAGCCCTGATTTTGTCCAAGATTGTGTTAATAAACATGTTACTGGTCAATCTATGGTGAAGAATGTTAAACAAGAACAAGTTTGTGCTCAACCGTCATCAGGTGATGATCTGTTTGATATTCTAGGAGCAGATTTCAAAAACCAACTTCTGAGTGGAAACTGGGATAAGTTGTTTGCTGTTGGATCTGAATCTAATACAGAAAATATGGATAAAAAGCCAACATGTATGAATATGCAGGGTATGAACTCTGATTATTACTCTGCAAGTGAAGCAATATCAGAGAGTGACATATTTTCTGGGACAGGCACAGACCACCTCCTGGATGCTGTGGTTTCAAAGACCAAATCTGTCATGAAACAGAATTCTGATGACATGTCTTGCAGGACAACTTTGACAAGTAGTACCTGTTCAGTTCCCTCTCGTGCCTACAAGCCGGCTATGCCTGATCATATCCAGGGTGGGATGTTTGGTATTCCTAAGAGTGAGGGTAAAACAGGTGCTGTTGAAAATTCCATGAGGTCTGGATGTATTAAGGACGACGATGGAAAGTGTTCCCAAACTTCTTCTATGTTTGGGTCCCAACTTAGTTCATGGGTTGAAAATAGTAGCAAGCTTAAGCTTGAAAATAGTGTTTCGACTGGATACTCCAAGCGGCCTGATGAAGTTTGCAAATCGAATCGCAAAAGGCTTAAACCGGGAGAGAATCCTAGGCCTCGACCTAAGGATCGCCAAATGATTCAAGATCGTGTAAAAGAGTTACGGGAAATTGTGCCAAATGGAGCAAAG TGTAGCATAGATGCACTGCTGGAACGTACCATCAAGCATATGCTTTTTTTGCAGAGTGTGACAAAGCATGCTGACAAGCTGAAACAAACTGGGGATTCAAAG ATTATCAGCAAGGAAGGTGGACTGCTTTTGAAAGACAACTTTGAGGGAGGGGCTACATGGGCGTACGAGGTTGGCTCACAATCAATGGTTTGCCCTATTATAGTTGAGGATCTGAACCATCCTCGTCAGATGCTAGTGGAG ATGCTTTGCGAGGAACGAGGTTTCTTTCTGGAAATAGCTGATTTAATCAGAGGATTAGGCTTAACTATACTAAAGGGGGTAATGGAAGCAAGAAATGACAAAATCTGGGCTCGTTTCGCCGTTGAG GCGAATAGGGACATAACAAGGATGGAAATATTTATGTCGCTGGTTCGGCTTTTGGACCAAACGGTGAAGGGAAATGTGTCTTCATCGAATGCAGGTGACAAGAACATGATGGCATATCAGTCTTTTCCGCAAGCTACCCAGATTCCGGCAACTGGTAGGCCTAGTAGTTTGCAATGA